AGCAACGACGGATCGAGAAAGAATCCGCCGCTGGCCGGGTTGGGCGCGCCCGCAGCACTCGCCGCTGCATCGGCAGCACCTGCCCCGCCGCGCCTTCCATCCACGACCACCGTAGCCCCGTCCGCTGCGGCACCCGCCAGATAACTCGCCACGCGGTCGCGGTGCTCCGCACTGATCAAGGGGCCCATTTCGCTTGATGGATCATCTCCGGGGCCGACCTTCAGTCCCGGCAAGCGTGCGGCGATCTTCTCCACAAGCGAATCAGCGACAGCATCCGCTGCGAGCACGACGCTGATGGCCATACAACGCTCGCCGGCGGACCCATAGGCCGCACTGACGGCGGCGTCCGCTGCCATATCGAGGTCGGCGTCGGCCAGCACCAGCATATGGTTTTTCGCCCCGCCGAGCGCCTGGACGCGTTTGCCGTTTTTCGCCCCGGTCTCGTACACATGACGCGCAATCGGGGTCGAGCCGACAAAACTCAAGGCTTCAACATCCGGATGTTCGAGCAGGCGGTCGACCGCCACGCGGTCTCCCTGCACCACATTGAAGCAACCGTCGGGCAGGCCCGCTTCCGCCAGCAACTCGGCCAACAACAAGGAGACCGACGGATCCTTCTCGCTGGGTTTCAGTACAAACGTATTCCCGCAGGCGAGTGCCCCGGCAAACATCCACATGGGCACCATGGCCGGGAAATTAAACGGCGTGATGCCCGCCACCACACCCAGCGGTTGGCGGATGCTGTAGACATCCACGCCGGTTGCGGC
This is a stretch of genomic DNA from Candidatus Binatia bacterium. It encodes these proteins:
- a CDS encoding CoA-acylating methylmalonate-semialdehyde dehydrogenase, whose product is MEQIPHWIAGKRVASTSGREAPVYNPATGQARGQVGLASLEEVDAAVAAAQAAFPAWRATSLSQRAEVLFRLRALIDARRDQIAAVLTAEHGKVLSDSLGEIARGLENVEFACGIPQLLKGDFSEQAATGVDVYSIRQPLGVVAGITPFNFPAMVPMWMFAGALACGNTFVLKPSEKDPSVSLLLAELLAEAGLPDGCFNVVQGDRVAVDRLLEHPDVEALSFVGSTPIARHVYETGAKNGKRVQALGGAKNHMLVLADADLDMAADAAVSAAYGSAGERCMAISVVLAADAVADSLVEKIAARLPGLKVGPGDDPSSEMGPLISAEHRDRVASYLAGAAADGATVVVDGRRGGAGAADAAASAAGAPNPASGGFFLDPSLLDHVRPGMACYDDEMFGPVLCVMRVAGYEQGVATINANAFGNGTAIFTRDGGAARAFQFDVEVGMVGINVPIPVPVSYYSFGGWKASLFGDTHMYGPEGIQFYTRGKVVTSRWPDPATSKVDLGFPRTR